Genomic window (Deltaproteobacteria bacterium CG11_big_fil_rev_8_21_14_0_20_49_13):
CTTTCGCTCCTCACTCACGGAAGGTTTGACGCCGAAATAAAGGGGATGAACGATTTTCCCAGGGATCTTCGACCCCCCCTTGCCATAACGTTCACCGCGTTCCACCTGATGGTGGGGCTGGGCATGTATTTTATTGGTCTTACGGGGCTTGGAATTCTCCTCCTCATTTTTAAAAGATTATGGACGATGCGCGCATACTTATGGCTACTTTTTATCTCTGTACCGCTGCCTTTCATCGCGAACGACCTTGGCTGGATATCCGCCGAGGTAGGACGCCAGCCGTGGGCGGTCTATCATGTAATTAAAACGGGCGATGCCGCATCGATGACAGTGCCGGCCGGACAGGTTCTCTTCTCGATAATACTTTTCTCCCTGATATATCTCCTTCTCTTCTTCTCCTGGCTCTTTCTCATACGTCGTCACATGGCCAAAGGACCGGAGGTGCAAACATGAGCTTTCTACAGGTTACATGGTATTTTATCATACTGGCGCTATTGACGGTCTATGCCGTCCTCGACGGCTTTGACCTTGGCGCCGGGATACTTTCTCTCTTCGCCGGAAGGGAAGATGACAAACGCGCTATCTACGCGGCAATAGGTCCATTTTGGGACGGTAACGAGGTGTGGCTGCTTACCGGCGGCGGCGCCATATTCGCCGCGTTCCCCCACGTTTATGCAACCGTATTCTCGGGATTCTATCTGGCGTTCATGCTGCTTTTGGCCGCGCTCATCTTCCGCGCGGCTGCCATAGAATTCAGGAACAAGCATGATTCGGCCGCTTGGCACAAGCTCTGGGATGTTTCGTTCGGGCTGGGCAGTCTCCTGGCGGCGCTTCTTTTCGGCGTTGCGATAGGCAACATCCTTCGCGGTATCTCCCTGAACGCCGGAATGGACTACGCCGGAACGTTCCTTGAACTCTTGAACCCGTACGCCCTCACCTTTGGACTACTTTCGGTCTTGATGTTCGCGGTGCATGGTGCCCTTTTCATCAAGAACAGGGCGTCCGGCGACATTTCGCTTCTTTCCACCTATTTTGCAAAATATGCCGCGTATAGCTACCTTATCATCTTTCTTGAGGTCCTTCTCCTGTCATATATATGGCAGAAGCATCTGTTCGTGAACTTCGCGACCCATCCTCAGCTCTGGGCTCTGCCGGTCCTCTCCATTATAATGATAGTGAAGACGGCCAGGTTCGGCTCATTTGTCTCATCAACGATAGCGATTATCTCCAACTTTGGGATGATCGGTGCCGCGCTCTTTCCCATGATCGTCCCTGCAAGGAACGGCGAAGAGTTCAGCCTTACCCTTATGAACTCTTCTTCTTCCCCTCTGACCTTAACGGTAATGATCATCATCGCGATCATCGGTATGCCGCTTGTGATAGGATATACGATCTGGAGCTACACTTTGTTTGGAAAACAGCCTCGCGCAAAACAAACTCAAGGGCGCCTCTAAAAACCTCCGTTCATGGTGAGCTTGTCGAACCATGAAAATTGCAACACGTTGATTTATAACGGTTCATCCTTTGACAGGCTCAGGACGAACGAGCAATTTACGGGTTTTTAGAGGTGCCCTCAATAACCTTCGCGCCATCCGTGTATATTTCCACGATGTTTGAGATTGGTGATCTTATAAAATCCATTTCCATCTCTTTCCACGAATAACCGAAAACTTCTTGCAACTCTCGCATGTGAAATAACCGAATTTCTAGTTGACACTTTCCATCCTCTCAACTCCCCTAGCGACAGTTCATGGATCCTTCGTAAAAGAGCTTTTCTATTGGCGGGTGTTGTTCTATGGTACCATCCCTTCAGCTCAGTGCATCCATTTGCAAAGCTAACCCTTCCTCTTGAAACGGCTGAAAGCAGAACTGGTGACAGTTCCAAAGGAGGGTTTGTCAAAATAGCCTGTGCAGGGTCGGCAACAGTAACTACGGTTCTATTGATTTTTTGTTTGCCGGGACCGGCGCCGCTT
Coding sequences:
- the cydB gene encoding cytochrome d ubiquinol oxidase subunit II, whose translation is MSFLQVTWYFIILALLTVYAVLDGFDLGAGILSLFAGREDDKRAIYAAIGPFWDGNEVWLLTGGGAIFAAFPHVYATVFSGFYLAFMLLLAALIFRAAAIEFRNKHDSAAWHKLWDVSFGLGSLLAALLFGVAIGNILRGISLNAGMDYAGTFLELLNPYALTFGLLSVLMFAVHGALFIKNRASGDISLLSTYFAKYAAYSYLIIFLEVLLLSYIWQKHLFVNFATHPQLWALPVLSIIMIVKTARFGSFVSSTIAIISNFGMIGAALFPMIVPARNGEEFSLTLMNSSSSPLTLTVMIIIAIIGMPLVIGYTIWSYTLFGKQPRAKQTQGRL